In Deinococcus maricopensis DSM 21211, the sequence TGGCGGCGGCCCGGGCGCGGATCTGCGCGAGGGCGGCGCCGGAGCGGGCCTGCGCGCGGCCCTTCAGGGCGGTGATGCTGGCGTTCAGGGCGGCGCGGTGGCGGGTGGCGGCGGCGTTCACGCGGGTTTTCGCCTGACGAGCGCTGGCCTGCACGCGCGTGCTGAGTTTCGCGCCGAACGCGTGCAGCTGCCCGCCGTGTTTCCCCATGCGTTTCAGGAACGCGCTCACCTGCGCGTTCGCGTTGACGCGTTGTCTGGCGAGGACCTTGCGGGCGTGGGCGGGGTCGGCGCCGTGCGCGCGCAGTTGCGCCGCGTCGAGTTTTACGGGCGCAAAGGCCGCCTGGCGCGTGCGCGTGGCGGGCGTCTTGAAGGCGTGGACCGGCGCGGCCTTCAGGGCCGCGGCGGGGCGGCCGGGAGCGGGTCGGGCTGCCTTCGCGGCCGGGTGTGCGGGGGCGGCGGGGCGCGCGGGGGGCGTCACCTCGGCGTGCGGGAGGGGCGTGGGGCGCGGGACGTGCTGGCGGATCGCCTGGACGTGCGCGGCGCGGCTGGGCAGGGTCGGGCGTTTCGGGCCGCTGCGCGCAGCTTGCGCGTGGACCTGCGCGCGCGGCCCGCGGGGTTTGGGCGTGGCGTTCCCGGTGGTGTGGTGCTGCGCGGCTTCCGCGGCGCGCTGCACGGCCGCGGCGGCGGGGGCGGCGGCTTTCGCGTTCACGCGCAGCGGCGCGGCGGCCGTGGGGGTGGCGGCGCTGAGGGTGCGGCCCATGGTCTGGGCTTCCTGTTCAAGCGCCGCGTCCGGGTCGAGACCGGGCGCGACGCGGCCCTGCACCTGCTGCACGGTGTGCGTCGCTTCGTGCGCCAGCAGCTCCAGGCCTGAGGCGCTGTGCGGGTCGTACCGCCCGTTCTGGAAGTAGATGTCCTGCCCGCTCGTGAACGCCACCGCGTTCACCGACTTGCTCAGCGTGTCCGCTTCCCCGTCGGTGTGCACCCGCACGCGGCTCAGGTCCGCGTTCAGCCCCGCTTCCAGGTGCCGCTGCACACTCGCCGGCAGTGCCTCCCCGCCTCCCCGCCGCGCCTGGATGCGTGCCAGCAGCGGTTGCGACGCCTGCGCGTCCAGAGCGTCGAGCTGCCGCTGCACCGCGTGGAGTGCCGTGGCGCGCGCCTGCTGCTCGTCTGCGCGCGCCTGCGCGGCGCGGGCGGCGTCCGTCGCGCGTTGCAGCGCCGCGCGCTCGCCGGTGGGCACGAGGCCCAGCACCACCTGCGCCGTCGCGGCGCTCAGTGGGTGGCGCTGCAGCGTCGCGAGGTGCTCCCCGAACGCGGCGTGCCGCTGGGCGGGCGGCTGGCGGTCCGCGCGGTACGCCCCGGCGAGGCCCTGTGCCACCGACCGCTGCAGCGCTGCGTGCGCCTGCGCTTCCGCTGGCCCGAGCGGCCGGGACCGCGCAGGGTCATTCGGGTCCTGCAGACGCTGCACGCTCGCCTGCAGCGTCTGTACCCATGCGCCCGCCGAGCCGGGGGTGGGCGCCGCCAGCGGCGCGGCGGCTGGCGGCGCCCCGTCCGGGAGGCCAGCCTGAAGGTCGCTGGCGCGGCGCTGCAGCGTGGCGCGTTGCGCGTGCGTGTCCGCCTCCAGGGTCCGCTGAAGGCTCAGCGCGGCCAGTGCGGGCGCCGCTACGGCGCGCTGCAGCACCTGAGGCCGGGTCAGGTGTTCGCTCAGGAGAGGTGCGGGCGGGTTGAGTGGCGCGGCGGCCGTCAGGGCGGACTCGGGGGTCTGGGTGGCGGGCAGCTTCCCTTTTCTCTGAACGAACATAATCGACTCCGGTGTCTTCTGCACCTTACTCGCTGGCGCCCCCACCTGCCCACTCAGGGATGAGATCCCTCATGTGTGCCCTGCGGGGCCGCCGCCTCCCAGCTCAACGCATCGCCTTCAACCACATCCCGCACGCCCAGACGACGCAACATATGAATCAGTTGTGCCCGGTGATGCATGGAGTGCGTCAGCACGTGCGCGATGCCACCACCAAACGTCTTGCGCACCGGCGGGTCATCCAGAAAATCCGTCCATTGCTCGTCCCAGCGGCCATCGGCCTGCACGGCACGCGCGAGCGCGGCCAGTTCCGGCGCGACCACCCGCAGACGCGCCTCCAGCGCCTCCAGGGTTTCCCACTGCGCGGCCGGCTCCGGCAGGACACGCAGCGGCCCACCGCGCATCAGGTCCACCCACGTCTCCATGTTGTCAATCACGTGCGCGAACGTGCGTCGGACGGTTCCCCACCCGATCTCGAACGGTTGATCAAGTTGTGCATCTGTGAGCGTGTGGCTCTGAGCGAGCAGCCGCGCGGTCGTCCAGGTGTCATGCCCGAGCAGGCGATCGAGCAGGTCCATGCCTTCAGTCTTGCACGGGGCGCCGACACGCCCGCTCAGGCCCCGGGAATCACGATGTTGTCGATCTGCAGACCGTGGCGCAACAGGATTGTTTTCAGGCGCTGCATCGCTGCCACTGCCCGCGTGCGGTCCCCCTCATGAAACGCGATGGTCAGGCGGCCCGGCTCGCCCGCACGGGGCTCTTGCGCCTGCACCTGCAGCGGACGCCGGAACGCCGCGTCGTGCAGCACGTCGTTCAGGACGCGCACGAACGTCACCTCGTTCGCGCCGTCCAGCGTGAACGCAATGCCCTGCCGTTCACCCGTCACGCGCGCCTCCGCCGCCACACCCAGGCCGCCACGCCCAGCCCCGTCCCGTACGCCAGGTGCATGCCCAGCCGCGCCGCGTGCGTCCGCACGGACGTGCCGCGCGGGCCATCCTGCAACCCCAGGAGCGGCACCAGCGTTTCGTCCACCAGCGTCCACAGGGCCGCGCCGAACGCGACTCCCAGGGCGGGCGCGGTGCGGGCGCCCGTCAGCAGGCCGAACAGCGCGCCGCTGCCGACGCCCATGCCCCAGTGCACCGCCTCACTGAGGGCCGCCGCGGTCCGAGCGTCCGGCGCGCGGCCCGTAACGGCCGTGTACGCCCGCCGCCCGATGGCGGCGGTGCTGCTTTCGCCCGGGCGGTGCTGCTGCCCGAACGGGCTGATCACGTCCCGGTCGGGCGCGCCGGGCGTCGCGGGCGGTTCGTCGCGCGTCAGGATCGGCACCACCCGCACCGCGAACTGCCCCATGCACAGCGTCCCCACCGCGCCGGCGAGCGCCCCCCTGGCCATGTTCTGCACTGCCTGCGTCATACGGCACGCTACCGGAAACGCCGCCAGCAGCGCCAGTCCGCGTTCTTGACCGCCTCCTCACTGTGCATACTGATGGGCATGACGGCGCACGCCCACACGAACGCCACGCCCGAGCCCCTGAACTTCCCGCTGGATCACGTGGCCATCGCCACGCCCGACCTCGACACCGGCAGCGCCCCGTACCGCGCGATCGGGCTCACGCCCGAAGGTCCGGATGAGGACGTGGACACCCAGGGCGTCCGCGTGCGCGCGTTCATGGCGGGCGGCACCTTGATCGAACTGCTCGCGCCCACGCGCGACGACAGCCCCATCGCCGCGCACCTCGCGCGGCGCGGCCCGGGCCTGCACCACATCGCGCTGCGCGTCCTGGACCTGGACGCCGAAATGGCCCGGCTGCGCGCGCAGGGCGCGCCGTTCCTGAATGACGAGCCCCGCCCGGGCCGTGCCGGCACCCGCGTGGCGTTCCTGCACCCGAAGTGGGGCGCGGGGACGCTCATCGAACTGGTGGAGCACCCCGCATGAACGCCTGGGGCGCCCTGGCGGTCGTGTGGGCAGCGGGCATCGCGTACTTCAGTCAGCAGAGCCAGCCGCTCGGCGTGAGCGTCCCGCACCCGTGGGACAAGGTCGCGCACCTCACGGAGTACAGCGTGCTGGCGTTCCTGCTGGCGCGCGCGTCGGGCCGCTGGGCGCTCGCGTGCGCACTGACGGCGTGGTGGGGCGCGCTCGACGAGGTGCATCAGGCGTTCGTGCCGGGCCGCGAGGCGGGCATTCAGGACTGGTGGTTTGACCTGGCGGGCGGCGTGCTGGGCGGGTGGCTGGGCCGCCGGAACCGGGGCGGCGCACCAGACGCGCCGCCCCCCCCGGCGACCTTCTCGGACGCCTGAAGGTCCGGGCCGTACCCGCCAACCGCCGGTACGGCCCGCGCGTCAGACGTCGCCGCGGTCGGTTTCGTGCGGGTATTCGTTACCGCTGTGCCCGGTTTCGGAGCGGGTGAGGTTCCCGTTGCCGCTGAGGTCGCCGGTGGCGTCCGCCTGCGGGTTGCCGGGGCCGTCCTGAACGGCGCCGCGGTCCGACGGGTCGGATTCGTGGGTTTGCGTGGCGCTCTCGGCGTCGGTGCTGCGGTGCTTCTGCGGGGCGTTCGGCGTGGCGAACTGGTCATCTCGGTCAGTCATGCGGTCATCATGGACGCCGCCCCGCAGGGTCGGCTGAGGTCCGCGTGAACCCCCCTTAGCGCGGCGCAGGCCCGCCCGCCGCATACCCTTGACGGACGGTGCATATAGCGGTATCCTTTCCTTATCACCGCCGAAGAAGGCGGGTTTTTTATTGCTGCAGAACGGGACCCGGTCAATCCGGGTCCCGTTCTGCAGTGTTGAGGAAGGGGGCAGCGCGGCTCACCTGTGGCCCGCATACGCTTGACTGATCCTGCATACCGCGCTATTCTTTTCCCATCACCGCCGATTCCGGCGGCTTTTTTTATGGCCTGTTCAGGGCCTGACGGCCGGGTCGGCCTGGTACTTCTCGGCCTGCAACCGCCAGAACGTCGCGTACTCCCCGCCTCGCGCCAGCAGCGACGCGTGCGTGCCGTCCTCAATGACGCGCCCCGCTTTGAGCACCACGATGCGGTCCGCCATCAGCACGCTCGCGAGGCGGTGCGTGATCAGCAGCGCCGTCCGCCCGCGCGTCAGCTGCATGAACTG encodes:
- a CDS encoding VOC family protein — encoded protein: MGMTAHAHTNATPEPLNFPLDHVAIATPDLDTGSAPYRAIGLTPEGPDEDVDTQGVRVRAFMAGGTLIELLAPTRDDSPIAAHLARRGPGLHHIALRVLDLDAEMARLRAQGAPFLNDEPRPGRAGTRVAFLHPKWGAGTLIELVEHPA
- a CDS encoding VanZ family protein: MNAWGALAVVWAAGIAYFSQQSQPLGVSVPHPWDKVAHLTEYSVLAFLLARASGRWALACALTAWWGALDEVHQAFVPGREAGIQDWWFDLAGGVLGGWLGRRNRGGAPDAPPPPATFSDA
- a CDS encoding DinB family protein, whose product is MDLLDRLLGHDTWTTARLLAQSHTLTDAQLDQPFEIGWGTVRRTFAHVIDNMETWVDLMRGGPLRVLPEPAAQWETLEALEARLRVVAPELAALARAVQADGRWDEQWTDFLDDPPVRKTFGGGIAHVLTHSMHHRAQLIHMLRRLGVRDVVEGDALSWEAAAPQGTHEGSHP